Below is a window of Drosophila nasuta strain 15112-1781.00 chromosome X, ASM2355853v1, whole genome shotgun sequence DNA.
ATCATAGAGTCTATAAATCATACTGATGATATTTGGTGACAAATTGTAATATGAGgttctatatataaaaatagcgCATACGACGTGTTGTTCATGCACTactatttattcaaaatgatgtGCTACATCCAAACTGAGAATATTATGTGGTGAAGCAAATTCAGAAATGAAAGGATTAGGCCTAAAATTATGTAtgcattcaatttgaaacATTGCTCATACGACGTGTTGTTCAAATTACTACCTACATATAatcaaattgataattttTAGTGGCCTGGCATCTTCAGGGATGAAAGTAGTACACTTTGAACAAAGTATGCATTCATATAAACATAACTCATACGACGTGTTGTCATGTAAGCTGTTCACATCTGTTTCTAATTGAAATGTCACCTATACGCATATGGTCCACAAATCATGCTGATATTTGATGACATACTGCAATATGAAGTTATATCTAAACAGAAGTAAGTTTCAAATACAGTTCGTAATCATATGGAAGTTCTATGTTCATATATATAGCGCATACAACGTGTTGTTCAATCAATACTTTACTGATTCAAATACAgctcaaatacaaacacaaacgaAATAGTTTTCAAGTAAACATTGATTCCGTTTTTTATGCACACTTCTCCGTATGGATTACATAAACCTAAGCTGCTGTAGAATATAATTTTGCATGCATGTGAAATGTGAAACCAATGGTGTAGAATATAATTGAGtaatcatttcatttgctaAATTGCATCACTTGGCAAGCGGAGCACAAAGCAAAGTGAAGGTCGTAGACGAGGAAATGTCATCGCAATCTACAATATCGTAAATATGTGTATGCCAGTCACATTGCAACTATGAacaacgctgcgtatgcgtaattaaTTGcatcgaaaacaacaacttacTGCTTGCCCTGGGCAATGGTCTGCACACGATAAGCCTCAGCCTCGGCGGGCAGCTTGACAGTGCCGATAAGTTCGCGATCCTTGCGCTGAACTTCCTGCGATTCGATCTCGATCTGCTTGCGACGCTCGACGACATCGATCTGGATCTCCTCGTTACGGATCTTCTGGCGAATCTTGGCCGCCTGCAGTTCGTAGGCCAACTGCGACTCAGCCTTGGCCGTGTTGATCTCCTGATCGAAATTGGCCTTCTGCAGTTTGAACATGCGCGTGTTGTCCTCGATTTTCGTGTCCGTCGAGTATTTCACATCCATGGCGCTCTTCTCGCACTCGGCCTCCCGAATGCCAGCGTCACGATTCGCCTCGGCGACACCGGCATCGGCATCGCGCTTCACCACCGCCGTCTGCGCCTTGCCCAGCGAGGCCAAGTACTGCACATCATCGTAGACATCCTTGATGGTGAACGAGAGGATCTCGATGCCCATGCGTCCGACATCAGGTGCGGCCACCTCGCGGACCAATGCAGCGAACTGGTCGCGATCTTTGTACACCTCTTCGACTGTAAGCGTTCCTGTAAATCAAAGGACAAAGAATACAAATTAGGATGGAACGTGTAACTGAATAATCGATTAAGCAGTCTATGATGATTCCTGTTCATCAAAAAGAAAGGGAATTTCGAGTTAGGGAATGTAACTTAATAATCGATTTAGCAGTCGATGATGAAGGGTGGTGAGGGGGTGGGAAACACTCGCTTACCGTCGCACCACCAGCCAGGTGACGCCCACAATCATCGCCACCTTGAAGGTGCCAATCCACACCACAGACATGACCAGCTaccgttttgttttttgttcgcCTCTTGAGTTCGCACTTGCACTTGGCCTGCTTAAGCCCCCCCTGCTTATGGGCCCAGTTAGCGCTGTCGACTGACAAGAGCGCGCGTCGCGTTCTTGCTTATTTATCGTATCTAGCCTATCTTCGTGTCGTTTCCCCCCTCGCTTTCCTTTCTTCGTCttctatttcaattaaaacattcGTATTAGTCTTGACGTCATTGGCGCAGTCTTATCGAACTGTCTCAGTTTCAGTCTCTAGTTGCTTGCCGCTGCGGTCAAATGAATTGAGTAAAAGCTCGCAAGCTTTGTGCTTTCATTAAAGCTCTGACAGCTTTTAGTGCTCCTCAGCAGATTGATCGATAAGTTGAGTGCTTTTGGGCACAGAAGTTTGGCTAGAGAAGTGATTTACAATTGACTATTAAGGGGAAGCTTTGTGCAGAGAATTTCAGCTAGAGAAGTGATTTGCAATTTACTTTGAAGGGGAAGGTTTTGGCAAAGAAGTTTAGCTagaaaagtaattaatttgaaGCACTTTATAGCGAAGATCCCAAAAGTGTATTCCTTGTGCTTTATGATTAAAgcatttatattctttattacTCTTTATTCTCTATTCTGAAGAGAAGAAAAGTCCAAAACACTTTCAAAACCTAGaacattaaattgatttaaatcaAAGGCTTCTATTTCgaactataaaaatacttcaCATGAAGATCACTTCTTTTAGgttatattctttattattatgcattcTCTATTCTCAAGAGAAGAGAAATCTAGAACACTCTCAAAAACTAGaacattaaattgatttaaattgtaatttaaactGAAGACATTCATCTAGAACTATATAACTCTTTCagtttaaatttatatcaCATAAAGATCACTTCTTTAagtttatatactttattctCTATTCTCCAGACAAGAGAAATCCAGAGGACACTCAAAAACTAGAACattgaattgatttaaattgtaaCTTAAGCTAAAGACTTCCATCTAGAACCAAAGATCACTTTTTGAAAGTATTAGATACTTATTGAGATAGGTTTAGCTGAGCTTTAACGAGCAACCACAGGAATTTATAAGCTTTGATAagctgtattttttttgtgtgtgtagcaaGTGAATCAGAATACAAGAACTGAACACAGTTTTGATTGCAGGTTTTTagcttttgtttgccttttgtgtCGGTCAGGATGTCACCAACGACCTCTAACGGTAATCAATCAAAGTGACGACCTTTTTTTGAGCGATGGCCCTTAAGGTCAAGCCACCAGAGAAACTGGGGCACAACTGTGAACCGCACTCGCTGGTAACTAGATATTAACTAAATGGAATACCGCACACTCTCCGACACGGACAGTTGTTTGGTTCACACGCGATTGAATAGAACTAAAAGCAATGAGAACGTGAGGGGAAAGAAACGTAGTTCGAGACAGAGATGGAGACAGAGACGTTGCGACCGAAGTGTTTCTCGTCGCGCTCGCAACTGACAGCGACAAATGTTGTATTCAAATTGTGGCAGTTGCATAAATGAAAACCGCCTTGAGATGCGAGAtatacttgtgtgtgtgtgtgtagtataATAATCGGTCCTCatctatatacacacatacataactATACTACAGTATACTTCATCCATGAGTTACGAACTTGTCAGGGCCCTTCGTCGACTAATTCCAAGTAGTtccattaacaacaacaattattatgAGTGTATTCACGGGTATTCGAGTGAGTATTCATTGGTCAGTTCGCAGTTCACTCGGTCTAGTTCAATGCACTCGTAAAATTGTTCAAGTCTAGTTTGATTTGTGTAATTAATAGAGCAGTCAAGGTCAGCTCaactcacaacaacaacctgaTTAGAACTGATCTCATAAATTGACCCACCGCATGCAAGCTATAAAGTttcaacaactaaaacaactAACAGCTGATCGTTAACATTTTGTAATTGGGATAATTATAGTCGCAGACTCTatgcaaaatcaaaaactGTTCAGGTTCAGGTTTTTTCTCTAGTCATAAACAAAACTAGTGGTCTATCGGTCTCTATTGCTCAAGTCAAAGTTTCAGTTATCGTTCGATTAAAATT
It encodes the following:
- the LOC132795892 gene encoding flotillin-2 isoform X4 encodes the protein MGIEILSFTIKDVYDDVQYLASLGKAQTAVVKRDADAGVAEANRDAGIREAECEKSAMDVKYSTDTKIEDNTRMFKLQKANFDQEINTAKAESQLAYELQAAKIRQKIRNEEIQIDVVERRKQIEIESQEVQRKDRELIGTVKLPAEAEAYRVQTIAQGKQCQTIEGARAEAERIRKLGSAEAHAIELVGKAEAERMRMKANVYKQYGDAAIMNIVLESLPKIAAEVAAPLAKTDEIVLIGGNDNVTNDVTRLVAQLPPSINALTGVDLSKVLSKIPGAKA